The Meiothermus ruber DSM 1279 genome includes the window GGCCAACCGCCGTCTGACCGACGTGCTCACCGACCTGGATCTGCCCCCCACCCATACCTCCAGGGCCAACCTCCTGCGCGAGGGCAAACCCGCCCAGAACATCATCGTAACCGGCCAGACCGAGGTGGATGCGGTGCTCTATGCCAGCGAGCGCGGCACACCACCACCGCTACCCAAGGACAAGCGCATCGTGACCGTAACCATGCACCGCCGCGAAAACCTCCCCTTTATGCACGAGCTGGCCTCGGCCCTGGCGCGGGTGGCTCGAGCGCACCCCGAGTGTCATTTTGTATACCCCGTGCATCTCAACCCGGCGGTGCGGGAGGCGGTCTACCCAGTGCTGCAACAGGTGCCCAACTTCACGCTGCTCGAGCCCCTGGAGTTTGGGGCCATGGCCGGTTTAATGAAGCGCTCCACCCTGCTTGTAACCGACTCCGGTGGGGTTCAGGAGAGCGGGGCCACCCTGGGGGTGCCGGTGGTGGTGTTGCGCAACGTGACCGAGCGGCCCGAGGGGCTCGAGGTGGGGGCCCTCAAGCTGGCTGGAACCGACCCCGAGCAGGTGTTTGCCACCATCGACACCCTGCTCTCGGATGAGACTGCCCTAGAGGCCATGCGCCACCGCCCCAACCCGTATGGCGACGGCCAGGCCGGGGAGCGCTGCGCCCAGGGCGTGGCCTGGCGCCTGGGCCTGGCGGAACGCCCGGCCGACTGGGAAGGATACCCCGTTTCCAGCAAAGGAGCCGCCCACCTATGAATCCAAGAAACCCACAGGTTTCGATCCAGACCGAGCTAGGTGAGATCGTCCTCGAGCTTTTCTCCGCCCAGGCCCCCCGCACGGTAGCCAACTTCCTGCGCTATGTGGACGAGCATCGCTACCGGGGCGCAACCTTTTACCGCACCGTGCGCATGGACAACCAGGCCCAGAGCCCCATCAAGATCGAGGTGATTCAGGGTGGGCTGGGCATGGGCGAACACCCGGCCAAGCTGCCGCCCATCACGCTGGAGACCACCGCCCAGACCGGGCTTCGGCACCAAAACGGTACGGTCTCGATGGCCCGCCTCGAGCCCAACTCGGCCCAGTCCGAATTTTCATCTGCATTGGCGACCAGCCCGAGCTCGACCACGGTGGCCGGCGCAACCCCGATGGCCTGGGGTTTGCCGCCTTTGGCCGGGTGGTGCGGGGCATGGAGGTGGTTCACCGCATCCATCAACGGCCCGCGGGGGGCGAGACCCCACCCGTTCAGGGGCAGTGGCTGCTGGAGCCTGTTAGAATTTTTTCGGTCAATCGCGTATAGTAAATACACTTTGGGTTGACTAGGCTATGCGCACCGGTGAAGGTTATTTTTCAGGCGCGTTTGGGGCAAGGTTATTCTATCGGTGCTGGCGGCCCGAAGAACCCAGAGCAGTTTTGGTGATCATTCACGGGTTTGGTGAGCACAGCGGGCGCTACACCGACCTGGCAACCCACCTGGCGTCTCGAGGCTTCGCAGTATATGCCTTCGATCTGCGGGGGCACGGCTGCTCACCCGGTCAGCGCGGGCACGTTGATACCTGGCGTGATTACTGGTACGACCTGGCGTTTTTTCGCAATGTGGTTGAGAGCTACGAACGCCAGACACCCCTGTTCATCTACGGCCACAGCATGGGCAGTCTGGTGGTGCTGGACTACCTGACCTATCAGACATCAGGCTTGCAAGGCGCCATCCTGAGCGGGGTGCTGCTCGAGCCCGGCAAGGTGGCCAACCCCCTGCTGGCAGGGATTGCACACCTGCTTTCCAGGTACCACCCTACCTTCTCGCTCCGGCTGGGACTCGATGCGCGCGCCCTTTCCCGCGATCCGGGGGTGGTCGAGGCCTACCGCAAAGACCCACTGGTGCACAATCAGGCCAGCGCCCGCTGGGGTAGCGAGGTGCTCAAGACCATTGCTTCGGTCAAGGCCCAGATCAAAAACATTCGCGACCCCTTGCTCATCCTGCACGGCGAGGCCGATACCATCAACCGTGTAGAGGGCGCGCGCTGGCTATTCCGCGAGGCCGCTTCCATCGACAAAGAGCTCCGCGTCTACCCCGAAGGCTATCACGAGCCCCACAACGACCTGCAAAAAGAACAGGTGCTGCACGATATAACCGACTGGCTCCAGCGGCACCTATAAAGGCATCAGCGGCGTTCCACTGTCAGGGCTTTGCGCTGGGCCTCTTCCAGGGCCTGGCGGGGGTTGGCGCCGCCCTTCAAAACGCGTTCGAGGGCCTCTTCCAGGAAGCCGTACCACAGGGTTACCTCGGGGTCTTGCGCCCAGAGCGCGGCCTGCTCGAGGCCCCCCAGCACCACCCGGCGGCGGGGGTCTTCGCGGTAGAAGTCCTCCAGCAAAGGCTGGGCCGAACGACGCAGGGGCAGGCAGTAGGTGGCCTTGACCCACTCGGCTATGTTGGCCGGCTCCATCCAGTAGCGCCACAGCGCCACCGCCCCGCGGGCCTGGGCCTCGCTGGCCCCGCGCAGCACCATCAGGTTGCCCCCGGCCAGCGGCAGCTTTCCGTCGGGGGTGCGGGGCAGCGGGGCCACCCCCAGCCGGAAAGGAATGGGGGTGCGCTTTTCCAGGGTGGGCCAGACGGTGATGGGGGCCACCCCCATAAACACCTTGGTGCGCACAAAATCCACCATGGCAAAGGGGGCCTCGGCGATGTTGCGGCTCACCGCGTAGCCCGAGCGCACCAGGTTCTGCAGGTACTCGAGGCTCTGCACCACCTTGGCATCGGTAAAGTTGGGCCGGCCTTCGCGCACCAGTTGCCCGCCCCGGCTCATCACCACCGCATTAAAGCTGTACACATCGCTCACC containing:
- a CDS encoding alpha/beta hydrolase, encoding MRTGEGYFSGAFGARLFYRCWRPEEPRAVLVIIHGFGEHSGRYTDLATHLASRGFAVYAFDLRGHGCSPGQRGHVDTWRDYWYDLAFFRNVVESYERQTPLFIYGHSMGSLVVLDYLTYQTSGLQGAILSGVLLEPGKVANPLLAGIAHLLSRYHPTFSLRLGLDARALSRDPGVVEAYRKDPLVHNQASARWGSEVLKTIASVKAQIKNIRDPLLILHGEADTINRVEGARWLFREAASIDKELRVYPEGYHEPHNDLQKEQVLHDITDWLQRHL
- a CDS encoding extracellular solute-binding protein, with translation MNAAFRAFLLLLLLGGAAYAQRPVDIAFWHTLEPPAREALEKIVADFNSRQRDYRVLPQYVGDLREGGIKLTAAIRAGNAPPLYYGEVSFVSRAVQENLALPLDEYLGALPGDFYPGLLEAGRWRGRTYALPVELHLPVLFYNADQLASRRLNPPSSWEALAAAAQQLTTRSAKGFIVVSDVYSFNAVVMSRGGQLVREGRPNFTDAKVVQSLEYLQNLVRSGYAVSRNIAEAPFAMVDFVRTKVFMGVAPITVWPTLEKRTPIPFRLGVAPLPRTPDGKLPLAGGNLMVLRGASEAQARGAVALWRYWMEPANIAEWVKATYCLPLRRSAQPLLEDFYREDPRRRVVLGGLEQAALWAQDPEVTLWYGFLEEALERVLKGGANPRQALEEAQRKALTVERR
- the wecB gene encoding non-hydrolyzing UDP-N-acetylglucosamine 2-epimerase, whose translation is MKRVVLAFGTRPEAIKMAPVIFAMRKQTGIESVVLSTGQHRTQLEDALRVFGIEPDADLQVMTDRQTLPDLMGRIVPAAAAKLRELRADYVMVHGDTLTTFAVTLAAFFEQIPVAHVEAGLRSFNMLEPFPEEANRRLTDVLTDLDLPPTHTSRANLLREGKPAQNIIVTGQTEVDAVLYASERGTPPPLPKDKRIVTVTMHRRENLPFMHELASALARVARAHPECHFVYPVHLNPAVREAVYPVLQQVPNFTLLEPLEFGAMAGLMKRSTLLVTDSGGVQESGATLGVPVVVLRNVTERPEGLEVGALKLAGTDPEQVFATIDTLLSDETALEAMRHRPNPYGDGQAGERCAQGVAWRLGLAERPADWEGYPVSSKGAAHL